The following proteins are co-located in the Rattus norvegicus strain BN/NHsdMcwi chromosome 19, GRCr8, whole genome shotgun sequence genome:
- the LOC134483511 gene encoding collagen alpha-1(I) chain-like — MRAVFTSGRPAPPGSPHYSGKLMAPAVTQLTKTEQNQSPGGQDGTAGVEQESATLGCQGWSESCLQNTPSFLSLSPQRSQARDPRVGTQASAGLSRRAAHALDISAPRPWQKGPNDPTPLSAPCPTFLLPAASPSFSGAADAARRNAFPEGERGRAAREKELRGGGGAGRLPEGHGGPSLRPLTEERLRPAERPKRADTTRDHPRSRGPPTPARDPPKGRGPPTPTRDPSERRNAAEPGPPACRADAAKR; from the exons ATGAGAGCTGTCTTTACGTCAGGGCGCCCTGCTCCTCCTGGCAGCCCACACTATTCGGGTAAGCTGATGGCACCAGCTGTCACACAGCTCACA aaaactgaacaaaaccagAGCCCAGGCGGGCAGGATGGCACAGCAGGGGTGGAGCAGGAGTCTGCAACCTTAGGGTGCCAGGGCTGGTCCGAGAGCTGCCTGCAGAACACCCCATCCTTCTTGTCCCTCAGCCCACAGAGAAGTCAGGCTCGGGATCCCAGAGTCGGGACACAGGCTTCGGCTGGGCTTTCCCGCCGGGCGGCCCACGCTCTCGATATTTCAGCGCCGCGTCCTTGGCAGAAAGGCCCGAACGACCCAACTCCTTTGTCTGCACCCTGccccaccttccttcttcctgccgCCTCCCCCTCCTTTTCAGGCGCGGCTGACGCGGCGCGGAGGAATGCGTTTCCGGAGGGAGAGAGGGGCCGGGCGGCCCGGGAGAAAGAGCTTCGCGGCGGGGGCGGGGCCGGGCGGCTTCCTGAGGGACACGGCGGGCCGAGTCTCCGCCCACTCACTGAAGAGCGGCTGAGACCCGCGGAGCGGCCGAAGCGGGCCGACACCACCCGAGACCATCCGAGAAGCCGAGGCCCGCCGACGCCAGCCCGAGACCCTCCGAAGGGCCGAGGTCCGCCGACACCGACCCGAGACCCCTCCGAGAGGCGGAACGCGGCGGAGCCCGGGCCGCCCGCGTGTCGGGCGGACGCTGCGAAAAGGTAA